The segment CAAAATGGAGGTTATTCGCTCTTCCGAACTCATTGAAATAAAGTTCATCGCCGATTTGCCTTTCGTGGCGCGCTTACCCTCCGGGAGCTCGTACATTTTTATTTTATACGCCTTCCCTTTGTCGGTAAAAAACATTAAATCGTCGTGAGTATTCGCCTGAAGAAGAATGCGCACCGAATCTTCTTCCCTCGTTGTCAGATCAATAACTCCCTTGCCTCCTCTTTTTTGAACCTTGTACGATTCCGGTTTTGACCTTTTTATGTACCCCCCTTCCGTCAAAACGAGAGTCACGGTTTCTTCCGGAATTATGTCTTCCTCGGAAATATTTCCGACGGCGCGCTTCATTACCTTTGTCCGTCTTTCGTCTCCGTATTTTTCTTTTATATCAAGAAGTTCTTTTTTGACTGCGGCCATTATTTTCTTCGGGTCTTTTAAAAACGCTTCCAATTCTTTTATCAGTTTCTTTTTTTCCGCAAGCTCGTCTTCCACTTTCCGCCTTTCAAGAGCGGCAAGCGCCTGTAAGCGCATTTCCAAAATTGCCACCGCCTGCCTTTCGGACAGTTTGAAATTTTTCATTAATCTTACGCGAGCTTCGTCTTTATCCGAAGAACTTCTTATGGTTTTGATAATTTCATTTATATGATCAAGCGCTATTTTAAGCCCCTCCAAAATATGCGCGCGGTTTTTGGCGACGTTCAAGTCAAATTTCGCGCGGCGTTCAATAACGACAAACCGATGCTCCAAAAATTTTTCCAGAATGGCCTTCAGCGAAAGCACCTGCGGCTGTATGCCGTCAACCAAAGCCAGCATATTGAAATGATACACTTTCTCCAGCTCGGTATGTTTATACAAAGCGTTAAGAATTTTTTGCGGGTTTGCCCCGTTTTTAAGGTCTATAACAATAGAAAGGCCCTCTTTGTCGGACTCGTCGCGCAGATCACGGATTCCTTCTATCTTTTTCTCCTGCACAAGGTCGGCAATTTTAGTGATGAGGTCCGCCTTGTTCACGGAATAAGGAATGGACGAAACCAATATCTGATACTGCCCTTCTTTCACTTCCGCTATTTCCGTTTCTCCCCTTGTCACCACTCCGCCGCGTCCGGTGGCATACGCCGCTTCAATATCTTTTTCATTAAAAATGATGCCGCCGGTGGGAAAATCCGGACCTTTTACGAATTGCATCAAATCTTCAACTCCGGATTTAGGATTGTCTATGAGATGGGCCGCGGCCGAAATGAGTTCCGCGAGATTATGAGGAGGAATATTGGTGGCCATACCCACGGCGATTCCGATAGTGCCGTTCATCAAAAGGTTCGGTATGGCCGCAGGAAGAACTTTAGGCTCTTTAAGCCTTCCGTCATAATTGGGAATAAAATCAATCGTTTCCTTTTCAATATCTTTAAGCATTTCTCCGGCAATTTTAGTCATGCGGGCTTCGGTATAGCGATGAGCCGCCGGCGCGTCTCCGTCTATGGAACCCCAGTTGCCTTGGCCGTCAACAAGCGGATAACGCAAAGAAAAGTCCTGCGCCATTCTTGCCATGGTGTCGTAAATAGCCATATCGCCGTGAGGATGATATTTGCTCATGGTATCGCCCACAACCGTTGCCGATTTTTTGAAGCGGGCGGAACTTGAAAGCCCGTCTTCGTGCATTACAGTCAAAATTCTTCTCTGCACGGGCTTAAGCCCGTCACGAACATCGGGAAGCGCGCGGCTCACGATAACGGACATCGCGTAGTCCAGATACGATTTTCTCATTTCCGCGCTGATATCCTGCTCAATGATTTTGGAAATCGGTTTTTCTTCCTCCGCGTTCTTATTTTTTTCTTCTTTCGGTTTCATTTATTTATTTTTGGATGTCCGGCGAAACGAATTCTTGCCGGAACAATTTTAAAATCACTCATCAAAAATATTCAGCTCTTTTATTCTTACCACGGTCTCTCCAATCATGTCTCCGACAACCGATATCGGACCTTTTTCCGAAAGAGCGCGGACGTTGTCCGAATTTTCATCGGCAAACCTGCCCGGAATAAGTTCAACAAAAAGCCATAAAAAAATCACTATCGCCATGCATCCCAGCGTCAAAAAGAACGCCGTTATCTTTCTCTGACCTTCCGGCTTTTCTCTTGTTTTTTCAATCCAATCCAGAATCCTCATGCTTTCTTCTATAATATAGGCGATAAAACCACAACATCGCTTTTATTCGCTTCTATGTCCTTTTTCTTGAAACTGAACTTTTCAACCGGCTTTGTATCGTCCTGCCCGATTTCTTTTAAAAATTCTTTAAGCTTTTTTTCGTCGGGCTTGAAATCTTTCGTTATATAATGCATCGGAATTATTATTTTAGGCTCTATCTGATTGATTATTTTTGAAGCGTTCTCCGCATCCAAAACTTCGTCTCCGCCCACCGGAATAAAAAGAATATCCACATCTCCCAAAATCTCGGCAACCTCCGGCCTTAATTCTTTTTCATTGAAATCGCCGAGGTGGCAGATATTAAGGTTCTCAAAAAGAACCGAAAAAATCGTGTTAAGCCCGTCTTTTTGCCCGTTTTCTTTATCATGAAAACTTTTTATTCCTCGGGCATAAATTCCCGCGATTTCGTATTCTCCGGGACCGGCGGCGACAAACGGTTTTTCTTTGCCTTCTTTTGCCGAGATATTTTCGGCGCCATTGTGATTGTCGTGGCCATGGCTGGCGAAAACTACATCCGCCTGGAAACGAGGCGACTTAAATCCCGACTTCTTTGAAGGCGGGTCAAAAACTAAAATCGTATCCCCTGATTGAACCTTAAAACAGGAGGCTCCGTAGTATGTGATAACCATGTTTTATTAATTAAATTATAGAGGATTATCGCAAAAAATAAAAGGGCTAAAAAATGGAAAACTCTTGCAAAAAACCGGCGCAATTACTATACTATTCCTCATGCTTACAGCAGAGAAAAACGTAATAAAAAAACAGGGAGGCTCAATGGATTTCCTTTCAAAAATCTTCCCTATGACCCCGCCGAAGAAAGGCGACCTCATTGAAGGAGAAGTTCTGAAAAAAAAGAAAGGGACGCTTTTTGTGGGTGTAAAGCCTTTCGGAACGGGGATAATTTACGGCAGAGAATACAACAACGCGCGTGAAATTATAAAAGCGCTCAAGACAGGAGACAAAATAACGGCAAAAATTGTTGACGCCGAAAACGAAGACGGCTATTTTGAACTTTCCTTAAAAGAAGCAGGACAGGAACTGGTATGGGTTGAAGCCGAAGAAGCAAGAGCCGGCCAGACGGTTTTTTCGTTGGCGCCGATAGAAGCCAACAAAGGGGGCCTTATTTTTGAATGGAAGGGTCTTCAGGGATTTCTCCCCGCTTCCCAGCTCAAAACCAGCCACTATCCTAGAGTCGAAGGCGGAGATAAAGATATGATTTTAGGAGAACTCAAAAAACTTATGGCCGAAAAACTCTCGGTCATAGTCATAGACGTAGACAAAAAAGAAAACAAACTCATTTTTTCCGAAAAAGAAACCGAAGCGGGAAAAATGAAAGACGCCATAGCCAAATACAAA is part of the Candidatus Paceibacterota bacterium genome and harbors:
- the gyrA gene encoding DNA gyrase subunit A, with amino-acid sequence MKPKEEKNKNAEEEKPISKIIEQDISAEMRKSYLDYAMSVIVSRALPDVRDGLKPVQRRILTVMHEDGLSSSARFKKSATVVGDTMSKYHPHGDMAIYDTMARMAQDFSLRYPLVDGQGNWGSIDGDAPAAHRYTEARMTKIAGEMLKDIEKETIDFIPNYDGRLKEPKVLPAAIPNLLMNGTIGIAVGMATNIPPHNLAELISAAAHLIDNPKSGVEDLMQFVKGPDFPTGGIIFNEKDIEAAYATGRGGVVTRGETEIAEVKEGQYQILVSSIPYSVNKADLITKIADLVQEKKIEGIRDLRDESDKEGLSIVIDLKNGANPQKILNALYKHTELEKVYHFNMLALVDGIQPQVLSLKAILEKFLEHRFVVIERRAKFDLNVAKNRAHILEGLKIALDHINEIIKTIRSSSDKDEARVRLMKNFKLSERQAVAILEMRLQALAALERRKVEDELAEKKKLIKELEAFLKDPKKIMAAVKKELLDIKEKYGDERRTKVMKRAVGNISEEDIIPEETVTLVLTEGGYIKRSKPESYKVQKRGGKGVIDLTTREEDSVRILLQANTHDDLMFFTDKGKAYKIKMYELPEGKRATKGKSAMNFISMSSEERITSILVMPKTGNEDKTFLAMVTRRGVVKKVPISQFKDVRRSGIIAIKLQKGDELGWARIVSSSDHLILVSAKGQAIRFKESDVRQMGRQAAGVRAIRLKAGDELVGSDVIASKEKDTYVLTLSEKGFGKKTKVSEYRLQKRGGSGIKTAKVTSKTGVLSAAKVLEPELEEIIAISKKGQIIKTHLSEIHVSGRQTQGVKVMTLKEGDKLASITCL
- a CDS encoding MBL fold metallo-hydrolase, with the protein product MVITYYGASCFKVQSGDTILVFDPPSKKSGFKSPRFQADVVFASHGHDNHNGAENISAKEGKEKPFVAAGPGEYEIAGIYARGIKSFHDKENGQKDGLNTIFSVLFENLNICHLGDFNEKELRPEVAEILGDVDILFIPVGGDEVLDAENASKIINQIEPKIIIPMHYITKDFKPDEKKLKEFLKEIGQDDTKPVEKFSFKKKDIEANKSDVVVLSPIL
- a CDS encoding S1 RNA-binding domain-containing protein produces the protein MLTAEKNVIKKQGGSMDFLSKIFPMTPPKKGDLIEGEVLKKKKGTLFVGVKPFGTGIIYGREYNNAREIIKALKTGDKITAKIVDAENEDGYFELSLKEAGQELVWVEAEEARAGQTVFSLAPIEANKGGLIFEWKGLQGFLPASQLKTSHYPRVEGGDKDMILGELKKLMAEKLSVIVIDVDKKENKLIFSEKETEAGKMKDAIAKYKIGDVVDGEITGVVNFGIFIKIEDGLEGLAHISELDWGLVEDPNKLFTVGQKINAQIISIKDGKISLSVKALKFNPWQGAKNKYKKGDTVKGVVIKYNKYGTLASIEEGVAGLIHISEFPSEEEMKNKLELGKSYDFKINLFEPDEERLILSYLQ